ATAGAAAATATACCCCAACTAAGACCATTTTAAAAATCGTTTTCTATTTTGTTTAACGAATATGGAACAGAAAACAATTGATTTTGTCGTCAAGGCCATCCACGAAAAGATGCCCGCCTATATCCAGACCCTGAGCGATCTGGTAAAAATTCCGTCTATCAGTTTTGACAATTTTGACCAAAAATACGTACTGGACTCCGCCGAAAAGGTCAAGGAACTCTTTTTGCAGGCCGGCCTCACCAACGTGCAGTTTTTGTTGCCGCCCAGCGGACGCCCCTCTGTATACGGCGAAAGCCTTACGAGCCCTGACAAGCCTACGGTACTTTTGTACGCCCACCACGACGTGCAGCCCCCTATGCGCGAAGCCCTCTGGAACACCAAGCCTTTTGAAGCGAGCCTCCAGGGTGACCGACTCTATGGCCGCGGCACTGCCGATGACAAGGCGGGTATCGTGACACACTTGGCCGCCTTGGAACAGGTGCGAGCCCTCAAGAAGAACGACGGTCCAAACCTCAAGTTCCTGATTGAAGGCGAAGAAGAATCCGGAAGCGCCGGCTTCGAAACCATCTTGAAAAAACACGCCGAACTCTTGAAGAGCGATGCCGTTATCGTGGCAGACCTGGGTAACTTTGCCAAGGGCACGCCCTCGATTACCACAACGCTCCGCGGCATGAGCGCAGTGAACGTGGAACTCAAGGCTACCAAGGCGCCGCTCCATTCGGGTAGCTGGTCAGGCCCGATTCCCGACCCGGGTCAGGTACTTTGCCGCATGATCGCAAACCTTACCGACGGCAAGGGCAACATCTTGATTCCGAATTTCGAAGATACGCTTGTGCCGCCCACCGAAGCAGAACTTGCCTCGTACAAGAGCCTCGGCATGACCGAGAAAATTTTCCGCAACGACGGCGGCATCCTAGAAAGCGTCAAGCTTAAAGTCCCTGAAGACGAGATTCTACTCTCGCTGTGGCGCAGGCCCTCAATTGTAGTAACCGCCATGGAAATCGGTAGCCGCACGAACGCCGGCAACGTTTTGCAGAACTGCGCCTACGCACGCATCGGCATTCGCCTTGCCCCCGGCATGAACGCCGACGTGGCGACCCAGCAGCTGGTGGAATTCTTGCAGGCGCAGGTACCCTACGGCCTGCAATGCCACATTACCACCGAAGATGGCGCCAACCCCTTCGTAACCGATACCACTCACCCCTTCTTTAAGAAGATGAGCGAATCCATGGCAACGGCATACGGTGCCGAGACTAAGTTTATTGGCTGCGGCGCAAGCATTCCCGGAGCAGAACTGTTCCGCAACACCTTCGGCGACATTCCTATTTTGCTCACAGGCCTCGAAGACCCCGAATGCAACGCCCACGGCGAAAACGAAAGCCTCTACTTGCCCGACTTTGAACACGGCATTGTAGCCGAAACCCTATTCTTTGGAGAAATCTGCTAATGAGTACTACAAAGTTTCCTAGACTCGTTGTACTGACCGGTGCCGGCATTAGTGCGGAATCGGGACTTCGCACATTCCGTGGCAATGACGGTATGTGGGAACATGAAAACATTGACGACGTGTGTACGCCCGAAGGCTACTACCGCGACAAGAAGCGCGTAAAGGACTTCTACAACTTCTTGCGCAAGGGACTCAAGGAACACGAACCCAATGCCGCACACTTCGCCTTGGCCGAACTGGAACAGCGTCTGGGCGATGATTTTCTGCTGGTGACGCAGAACGTGGACAACCTGCATGAACGTGCCGGTTCCAAGCGCGTGCTGCACATGCACGGCGACTTGATGCGCCTGACCTGCGAACACAACCCGAAGCATGAATTTATATTCGACGGCGAAGAAACTTTAGAGACTCGCTGCCCGTTCTGCGGAGCCATGAGCCGCCCGGACATCGTATTCTTTGGCGAGCAGCCGCTGTACATGGAAGAAATCCAGGATGCCTTAAGGCACTGCAAGGAATTCGTGTACATCGGTACCAGCAGCGTGGTCTACCCCGCCGCTGGTTTCAAGAGCTTCGCGAAGAGCTTTGGCGCGAAGGTGACATGCCTGAACCTGGAAGTGCCCACTAGCGACCCCTACACCGACGTATTCGTAGAAGGCAAGGCGACGGATATCGTCCCTAAATGGTGCGAGAATTTTAAGTAAAGTAAAATGCTATTATAGATCGTCATTCAGACTGGATTTTAGTAACGTAAAATCACATTCTTTGACTAAGAAATCAAGGGGAAAATACAATGAAGAAATTACTTGCAGCGTTATCTATTCTATCCATCGTTGCGTGTTCCGACAACAGCAGTACTACATCCGCATCGAACGACGGAGCAACAAGTTGCAATTACACATTTGAATGTGATTCAAAAATTCATGTTAAAAACAATAAAATCTATTTTGAAAATGACAGCATTGTCTTAAGTGGAATATTTCTCAACCATTTTCTTGAAGAAACATGGTCTATGAAAGATTTCATGAATCGTTTAGAAAACGTATATTGGGCGTCTACCACACTCAAAGACACCCTTCTCACAGAAACTCAAGTAGCAGAGAACGAACATCATAGTAGTTTTATTTTAATGCCCCCGGATGAGGATAAACTTATTAAATACAACTCTACAGATGCAATTCTCCCCATTATTGAGCAAACCTATCAATCATGCCAAAATGACCCTGGTTGCTACATTCAATATCAAGCTCGCTTACAAAACCCGGACAATGATAAAATTAGGGATGCGGAAAACTGGCTTAAATTAGTTAGTATCAAAAACGATTTAACTGGCGAGTCCATATGCAAACTCGCAAATACAGAATGCAAGAAAGAGCGGTATGTAACAGAATAACAAATCCTCGGTACACTGAAGAAACTACTTATTGGACAAATACTCTCTCAAAGTACTTTCAAATTCAGTTCAAACAAATATATTGCAACGCACATTATAAAGGTATTTTGCCATCTTTTTGACGTAGTGTACCAAATTTATGTTTAACAAGAAACCGTTCAAAATCTGATATGTCTATTATATTGTTTTCTTTTAAAAATTTTTGATATTCAAATGGTTTTGTATAAACTTCAAACCAAAACTTTTCATATTTTGAACTTTCCACACCATTCGAACTTGAGTGACGAGCTGTAAGAGCCCATATCGAAACAACATCTTCATAATGTTGATGACGTTTCCATCTATCACGTTTTTTTGAAAGAAAGTTTTCTAACAAAACACCACTACAAACAAACACCCCTCCAATAACGCCTCCAACAATAGCTTCTGATTTATTAGCAAAGCAAAGAAAAATTTCATCAAGAATTGACATATCAACCCATACCTTTCTATAATTTTAAAACAGTGCTAAAAACAGCGAAATTCTGTTATAAGTAGAAACAGCAAGCTTCGTGGTTCGTTGAGCCCGGAGCTTTTTGTTTTGGCGGCAATTCGTCGCTGCGGCATTGTTCGGTACATTTTTCGCAGCGGTCCGCAAAACGGCAACCCTTCGCAAAGTCACGCGGATGCGGCACAGAACCCGGAATTGATTTCATCGTGCGCATATCGCTGTGATTCTCGGGAATAGCGGCAAGCAGCCCTTGCGTGTACGGATGCATCGGAGAGTCAATTACGTCGCGCACAGCACCCGTTTCTACAATGCGACCCGCATACATCACCGCCACTCGGTCAGCATACTGCGATACGATTCCCATGTTATGGGTAATCAGGAGCACCGCCGTCCCCATACGATTCGCCATATCCTTAAGCACCGCAAGCACCTGCGCCTGCACCGTGACATCCAAGGCCGTCGTCGGTTCATCAGCGATAATCAGCTTCGGCTTAGAAAGCAGCGCCATCACGATGCACACGCGCTGCAACATACCGCCAGAAAGCTCGTGAGGGTAAGCATCCAAGACACGGTTCACATCTTTGAAGCCCGCAAGGGTAAGCATCTCGCGGATAACCGTCATGAAGTCACCCTTGGAATGCTTGCAGAACTTGAAGACTTCCATCAGCTGTTTCTTGATCGTCACCACCGGATTCAAGGCCTGCATAGGCTCCTGAAAGATGCACGAAATTTCAGAGCCGCGGACTTTTTGCAAATCGGCAAGCGGGAGCTTCGCCAAATCAATCGGAGCAGCATCTTCACTGGTGCGATACAGCACGGAGCCTTCTACAATCTGGGCGCTAGGCTGAGGCAACAGCCTTAAGATGCTCATGGCGGTCACGCTCTTTCCGCAGCCCGACTCGCCCACCAGCGCAAAGAACTCGCCGGTACGAATGTCGAAGGAAACGCGGTCCGTGACCTGCAGCGGCTTGATACCGTCGCGCGGATTGCCCTTCTTGTCGAACCCGAAAGCAACCGAGAGATCGCGCACCTGCAAAACCGGCAAAGAATTAGACATATCGATCTCCGGATTTGGGGTCCATTGCATCACGCACGCCTTCGCCGACGAATGTCGTGAGGAGGAGCGTTACAAAGAGAGCCGCTACCGTGCTGACAGAAATCCACGGGGCATAAAGGTTGTTGAGGCCCTGGCTCATGAGTTCGCCCCAGCTAGGTGTAGGCGGCTGCAGACCGAAGCCCAAGAAATCAAGGGACGTCAAGCTACCGATTCCGCCAATCAGCGTGAACGGGAAAAGCGTCACCACGGGCGTCATGGCATTCGGCAAAATCTCTTTGAAGAAAATGTGGCGGTGTCCCATACCCAGGACTTTCGCCGACTGCACGTAAGTCATGCCACGCAGCTTCAAGAATTCCGCACGCATGTAGTAACTCAGCGAAATCCAGTTGAACGCCGCCATAATCAGAATCAAAAGCCAGAAACTGCGGCCATAAATACTGCCGATCAAAATCACCACGTAAAGCATCGGCAGCGACGACCAAATTTCAATGAAGCGCTGCATGCCCGTATCCCAGAACTTGCCGAGGTAACCCTGAATACCGCCAATCACAATACCGAGGAAAGTTCCCAGCACCGTCAAAAGCAAGCTGAAGCTAATACAAATTCTAAAGCCATGAATCAAGCGGGCCAGCACATCGCGGCCATTGCTATCGGTTCCGAGCCAATGTCTGGCGCTCGGCGCAAAAGGCGGCGTTCCCTCTTCACTCAAGTCAGCCTTCAGCGGGTCATGAGCAATCGGAGGCATCAACGCCCATACATCGGGGCAGCCTCCCGCACGAGTAAAGCCTTCAGCGGCATCTTCTTCGCATTCCCGCACCGATTCGAACAATTTGCCGTAATCGGCTTCGGTCTGGTATTCACCGCCAAAGTCAGCATCACTGTAGCGTACGAACGCCGGGAAATACGTCTTCCCCTGGTAACGCATCAGGAGCGGTTCATCGTTTACCGTCCACGGGCTAGTCAGCGACAACAGATACGCCACCACAAGAACAATCAAAGACCAGAACGCACGCTTGTTCTTGCGGAAGCGCTTCAGGCGATTCAAGGTTTCTTGTGTCAGGCGAATTTTCATGCGATAAATTTATAAAATGGCCAATCTTCTATTTAATCAACTTCGAAATCAAATCCAGCAATTCAGCGAAATCAATGGGCTTTGACACATGTCCATTGACGCCCGCTTCGAAGGCAGCCTTCTTTTCTTCCTCGAAGGCGCTTGCCGACAACGCAATAATCGGCAACCGAGACTTGCGGGGATTTTCCAATTTGCGGATTAGCGCCGTCGTTTCGAAGCCATCACCGCGAGGCATCTTCAGGTCCATCAAAATCAAGTCGAAGGAACCTGCAGGCGACATATCTACCTGGCGGTAACATTCGTTTCCGTTTTCGACGCAGATGATTTCGGCACCAACGCTCTTCAGCAATTTCGA
The nucleotide sequence above comes from Fibrobacter sp. UWT2. Encoded proteins:
- a CDS encoding M20/M25/M40 family metallo-hydrolase, producing MEQKTIDFVVKAIHEKMPAYIQTLSDLVKIPSISFDNFDQKYVLDSAEKVKELFLQAGLTNVQFLLPPSGRPSVYGESLTSPDKPTVLLYAHHDVQPPMREALWNTKPFEASLQGDRLYGRGTADDKAGIVTHLAALEQVRALKKNDGPNLKFLIEGEEESGSAGFETILKKHAELLKSDAVIVADLGNFAKGTPSITTTLRGMSAVNVELKATKAPLHSGSWSGPIPDPGQVLCRMIANLTDGKGNILIPNFEDTLVPPTEAELASYKSLGMTEKIFRNDGGILESVKLKVPEDEILLSLWRRPSIVVTAMEIGSRTNAGNVLQNCAYARIGIRLAPGMNADVATQQLVEFLQAQVPYGLQCHITTEDGANPFVTDTTHPFFKKMSESMATAYGAETKFIGCGASIPGAELFRNTFGDIPILLTGLEDPECNAHGENESLYLPDFEHGIVAETLFFGEIC
- a CDS encoding NAD-dependent deacylase, whose protein sequence is MSTTKFPRLVVLTGAGISAESGLRTFRGNDGMWEHENIDDVCTPEGYYRDKKRVKDFYNFLRKGLKEHEPNAAHFALAELEQRLGDDFLLVTQNVDNLHERAGSKRVLHMHGDLMRLTCEHNPKHEFIFDGEETLETRCPFCGAMSRPDIVFFGEQPLYMEEIQDALRHCKEFVYIGTSSVVYPAAGFKSFAKSFGAKVTCLNLEVPTSDPYTDVFVEGKATDIVPKWCENFK
- a CDS encoding ABC transporter ATP-binding protein; the encoded protein is MSNSLPVLQVRDLSVAFGFDKKGNPRDGIKPLQVTDRVSFDIRTGEFFALVGESGCGKSVTAMSILRLLPQPSAQIVEGSVLYRTSEDAAPIDLAKLPLADLQKVRGSEISCIFQEPMQALNPVVTIKKQLMEVFKFCKHSKGDFMTVIREMLTLAGFKDVNRVLDAYPHELSGGMLQRVCIVMALLSKPKLIIADEPTTALDVTVQAQVLAVLKDMANRMGTAVLLITHNMGIVSQYADRVAVMYAGRIVETGAVRDVIDSPMHPYTQGLLAAIPENHSDMRTMKSIPGSVPHPRDFAKGCRFADRCEKCTEQCRSDELPPKQKAPGSTNHEACCFYL
- a CDS encoding ABC transporter permease; this translates as MKIRLTQETLNRLKRFRKNKRAFWSLIVLVVAYLLSLTSPWTVNDEPLLMRYQGKTYFPAFVRYSDADFGGEYQTEADYGKLFESVRECEEDAAEGFTRAGGCPDVWALMPPIAHDPLKADLSEEGTPPFAPSARHWLGTDSNGRDVLARLIHGFRICISFSLLLTVLGTFLGIVIGGIQGYLGKFWDTGMQRFIEIWSSLPMLYVVILIGSIYGRSFWLLILIMAAFNWISLSYYMRAEFLKLRGMTYVQSAKVLGMGHRHIFFKEILPNAMTPVVTLFPFTLIGGIGSLTSLDFLGFGLQPPTPSWGELMSQGLNNLYAPWISVSTVAALFVTLLLTTFVGEGVRDAMDPKSGDRYV